A genomic window from Lotus japonicus ecotype B-129 chromosome 1, LjGifu_v1.2 includes:
- the LOC130740550 gene encoding uncharacterized protein LOC130740550, producing the protein MDNKEGGSVNRPPIMDGTNYDYWKVRMTAFLKSIDHKTWKAIVKGWNHPIKVQAEGSTSNAEEKPEEEWTKDEDEAALGNSKELNAIFNGVDKNMFRLINTCTVAKDAWEILKTTHEGTTRVRMSRLQMLTTQFENLMMTADETISEFHMRVRYLSNASFALGEPMTNEKLVRKILRSVTSKFAMKVTAIEEAQDISGMKVDELIGSLQTYELKLSDKPEKRSKSIAFVSNTDDEDDADCEGENLSEALALLKQKKSMVVTWSDEDTEDEEELSANRVNAFSGTVDGSESSDEEMTDEELEETYRLLHTKWEEACKLLKEQEDNIEQLKSENEMLRGIIDKLQDDLDEWNTKLKDVDTAEKGKLMMINAELQEKVVTLTNKLEATHKSVRMLNSGSDMLDEILKETSKQGRSVKGIGFNYNTANKENQKLPKKFVGAKMKSEFSNPINYQMSKPMSQHVPQHGGSRLKNAKSNPWRCH; encoded by the exons ATGgacaacaaggagggaggatcggtTAATAGGCCACCAATTATGGATGGAACCaattatgattactggaaggttcgcatgactgCGTTTCTTAAGTCTATTGACCACAAGACTTGGAAGGCCATTGTCAAAGGTTGGAATCATCCCATCAAAGTGCAAGCTGAGGGAAGTACCTCAAATGCGGAAgagaaacctgaagaagaatggacaaaggatgaagatgaagctgctctgggAAACTCTAAGGAACtgaatgctatctttaatggagtagACAAGAACATGTTCAGGTTGATCAACACAtgcactgtggcaaaggatgcctGGGAGATTTTGAAGACAACTCATGAAGGCACCACCAGAGTAAGAATGTCAAGgctccagatgcttactactcagtttGAGAACTTAATGATGACTGCGGATGAGACTATTTCTGAATTTCACATGCGTGTGCGTTACTTGTCCAATGCCTCGTTTGCTCTGGGAGAACCCATGACtaatgagaagcttgtaaggaaaatcttgaggtctgtTACTAGCaaatttgctatgaaagtcactgctattgaagaagctcaagacatcaGCGGTATGAaagttgatgaactcattggttcTTTGCAGACTTATGAGTTGAAGTTGAGTGATAAGCCTGAGAAGAGGAGTAAAAGCATAGCCTTTGTGTCCAAcactgatgatgaagatgatgctgACTGTGAAGGTGAAAATTTATCTGAAGCTCTGGCTCTACTG aaacaaaagaaaagcatGGTTGTtacatggtcagatgaagacactgaagatgaagaagaacttTCTGCAAACAGAGTTAATGCCTTCTCAGGAACTGTTGATGGTTCAGAATCTAGTGATGAGGAGATGACAGATGAAGAGTTGGAGGAGACTTACAGGCTTTTGCACACTAAATGGGAGGAAGCATGCAAACTTCTGAAAGAGCAAGAAGATAATATAGAGCAACTCAAGTCAGAAAATGAAATGTTGAGAGGGATTATTGACAAGCTGCAGGATGATCTTGATGAATGGAACACAAAGCTTAAAGATGTTGATACTGCAGAAAAAGGTAAACTAATGATGATTAACGCAGAACTTCAAGAAAAGGTGGTCACTCTGACAAATAAACTTGAAGCCACTCATAAATCTGTACGTATGCTGAATAGTGGATCTGATATGCTGGATGAGATTCTGAAGGAAACAAGCAAACAAGGAAGGAGCGTGAAAGGGATTGGTTTCAATTACAATACTGCCAACAAGGAAAATCAGAAGCTGCCAAAGAAATTTGTTGGTGctaaaatgaaatctgaattcagTAACCCCATCAACTATCAGATGTCAAAGCCGATGTCTCAGCATGTGCCTCAACATGGGGGTTCTCGTTTGAAAAATGCTAAGTCTAACCCATGGAGATGTCATTAA